A genomic segment from Azospirillum sp. TSH58 encodes:
- a CDS encoding AMP-binding protein produces MVNLSAFIRFHALRTPDRLALVYGDQRISYADFLDRIGRMAAFLHRRGVREGDVVAVVMKNSAAFLEIAFAASHIGAVFLPINFRLAAPEVAFITGNAGAVVILADTELAAAVKDDPRAVLVDAAAQADGRALAGTEGPVPPMRVRGSQDLFRLMYTSGTTDHPKGVMHSYENFYWKCMDHVTALGLTAEDRLLAVGPLYHVGAFDLPGLAVLWLGGTICVLRDFDPDAALAAIEREQLTCAWFAPVMVGRILSHPERGRYDVSSLKWAIGGGERTPEQRIRDFSGLFTNARYIDGYGLTESCSGDTLMEAGREIEKIGSTGRALAHVEIDIRDDAGTSLPAGEVGEICLRGPKITKGYWKDPEKTARSFYGDWFRTGDVGYLDADGFLFLTDRKKDMIISGGENIASSEIERVVFLLPQVVEVAVIAVPDERWGEVPAAVVVLKEGESLDAETLDRHCRRHLAGFKVPKRLLIREALPRNPSGKVLKRVLRDELAPAHPEDTP; encoded by the coding sequence GTGGTCAATCTGAGCGCCTTCATCCGGTTCCACGCGCTGCGCACGCCGGACCGGCTGGCGCTGGTCTACGGCGACCAGCGCATCAGCTACGCTGATTTCCTCGACCGCATCGGGCGCATGGCCGCCTTCCTCCACCGGCGCGGCGTGCGCGAGGGCGACGTGGTGGCGGTGGTGATGAAGAACAGCGCCGCCTTCCTGGAGATCGCCTTCGCCGCCAGCCACATCGGCGCGGTGTTCCTGCCGATCAACTTCCGGCTGGCCGCCCCCGAGGTCGCCTTCATCACCGGCAACGCCGGGGCCGTGGTGATTCTCGCCGACACCGAACTGGCCGCGGCGGTGAAGGACGACCCGCGCGCCGTGCTGGTCGACGCGGCGGCCCAGGCGGACGGACGGGCTCTGGCCGGCACGGAGGGGCCGGTGCCGCCGATGCGGGTGCGCGGCTCGCAGGACCTGTTCCGGCTGATGTACACCTCGGGCACCACCGACCACCCCAAGGGGGTCATGCATTCCTACGAGAATTTCTACTGGAAATGCATGGACCATGTGACGGCGCTGGGGCTGACGGCGGAGGACCGGCTGCTCGCGGTCGGGCCGCTGTACCATGTCGGCGCCTTCGATCTGCCGGGGCTCGCCGTGCTGTGGCTGGGCGGCACGATCTGCGTGCTGCGCGACTTCGACCCGGACGCGGCGCTCGCCGCCATCGAGCGCGAGCAACTGACCTGCGCCTGGTTCGCCCCGGTGATGGTCGGGCGCATCCTGTCCCACCCGGAGCGCGGACGCTACGACGTCTCCAGCCTGAAATGGGCGATCGGCGGTGGCGAGCGCACGCCGGAGCAGCGCATCCGCGACTTCTCCGGCCTGTTCACCAACGCCCGCTACATCGACGGCTACGGCCTGACGGAAAGCTGTTCGGGCGACACGCTGATGGAGGCCGGGCGGGAGATCGAGAAGATCGGCTCGACGGGCCGGGCGCTCGCCCATGTGGAGATCGACATCCGCGACGACGCCGGCACCTCCCTGCCGGCCGGCGAGGTGGGCGAGATCTGCCTGCGCGGGCCGAAGATCACCAAGGGCTATTGGAAGGACCCGGAGAAGACGGCGCGCAGCTTCTACGGCGACTGGTTCCGCACCGGCGACGTCGGCTATCTCGACGCCGACGGCTTCCTGTTCCTGACCGACCGCAAGAAGGACATGATCATCAGCGGCGGCGAGAACATCGCCTCCTCGGAGATCGAACGGGTTGTCTTCCTGCTGCCCCAGGTCGTCGAGGTCGCCGTCATCGCCGTCCCCGATGAGCGCTGGGGCGAGGTCCCGGCGGCGGTCGTGGTGCTGAAGGAGGGCGAGAGCCTCGACGCCGAGACGCTGGATCGGCACTGCCGCCGTCATCTCGCCGGCTTCAAGGTCCCCAAGCGCCTGCTGATCCGCGAGGCGCTGCCGCGCAACCCGTCCGGCAAGGTGCTGAAGCGCGTGCTGCGCGATGAACTGGCCCCCGCCCATCCGGAGGACACCCCTTGA
- a CDS encoding MmgE/PrpD family protein produces the protein MTAPDQTAPDTLAAAIARFVAGLTLDNLPPDVVEKARVCLLNGYGIALGGHATPYAPVARAAALALHGERSDGVTMLGDGRRTSVPGAALAGSALFHGRAQEDTCGAAHIGAVLIPLLTALVEAGDGPVERLLPALVAGYEAGGLLENAFSPLTTPAGLRASPLYGTLAAAAGAAHLLGLPEERIAAALANAASFTGGILQSFDDGTDEWRYQVGVAAVNGLTAARLAAAGSVSAPHAFEGRTGFVRAFARTGCDPVELAARLGRDWSIHRVTFKPYPVCAFNQTPVTAALALRGEVAGRAVRSVTVRMNPFETGYAGMDSKGPFASISGTLMSIPFCIALTLLRGVPTMETMTRYDDGAVNALVERVALVPDEGVRRLCCAIEVVLEDGTALTRRQDMTTDDFALPWEAVNALVRRIGAETGVPADAYDRIGRFARALPDAAIGDVLEAFGRLPRSVSLVKDVANG, from the coding sequence TTGACCGCTCCCGACCAGACCGCTCCCGACACTTTGGCGGCGGCCATTGCCCGCTTCGTCGCCGGCCTGACCCTGGACAACCTGCCGCCCGACGTGGTGGAGAAGGCGCGGGTCTGCCTGCTGAACGGCTACGGCATCGCGCTCGGCGGCCACGCCACCCCCTACGCCCCGGTGGCGCGGGCGGCGGCGCTGGCTCTGCATGGCGAGCGATCCGACGGCGTCACCATGCTGGGAGATGGACGGAGGACGAGCGTTCCCGGAGCGGCGCTGGCCGGCTCCGCCCTGTTCCATGGCCGGGCGCAGGAGGACACCTGCGGCGCCGCCCACATCGGCGCCGTGCTGATCCCGCTGCTGACCGCGCTGGTCGAGGCCGGGGACGGCCCGGTCGAACGGCTGCTGCCGGCCCTGGTCGCCGGCTACGAGGCGGGCGGGCTTCTGGAGAACGCCTTCTCGCCGCTGACCACGCCCGCCGGCCTGCGCGCCTCGCCGCTCTACGGCACGCTGGCCGCCGCCGCCGGAGCGGCGCATCTGCTCGGCCTGCCGGAGGAGCGCATCGCGGCGGCGCTCGCCAACGCCGCGTCCTTCACCGGCGGCATCCTGCAATCCTTCGACGACGGCACCGACGAGTGGCGCTATCAGGTCGGCGTCGCCGCGGTGAACGGCCTGACGGCGGCGCGGCTGGCGGCGGCGGGCTCCGTCTCGGCCCCCCACGCCTTCGAGGGCCGCACCGGCTTCGTCCGGGCCTTCGCCCGCACCGGCTGCGATCCTGTGGAGCTGGCGGCGCGGCTGGGCCGCGACTGGTCGATCCACCGCGTCACCTTCAAGCCCTACCCGGTCTGCGCCTTCAACCAGACGCCGGTCACCGCGGCGCTCGCCCTGCGCGGTGAGGTGGCGGGCCGGGCCGTCCGGTCGGTGACCGTGCGCATGAACCCGTTCGAGACCGGCTATGCCGGCATGGATTCGAAGGGACCCTTCGCCAGCATCTCCGGCACGCTGATGAGCATCCCCTTCTGCATCGCGCTGACCCTGCTGCGCGGCGTGCCGACCATGGAGACGATGACCCGCTACGACGACGGCGCGGTCAACGCCCTGGTCGAGCGGGTCGCTCTCGTCCCCGACGAGGGCGTGCGGCGGCTGTGCTGCGCCATCGAGGTCGTGTTGGAGGACGGCACGGCGCTGACCCGCCGCCAGGACATGACGACCGATGATTTCGCCCTGCCCTGGGAGGCGGTGAACGCGCTGGTCCGCCGCATCGGGGCCGAAACCGGGGTGCCCGCCGACGCTTACGACCGGATCGGGCGCTTCGCCCGCGCCCTGCCCGACGCGGCGATCGGCGACGTGCTGGAGGCGTTCGGGCGGCTTCCCCGGTCGGTTTCTCTCGTCAAAGACGTGGCGAACGGCTAA
- a CDS encoding TetR/AcrR family transcriptional regulator, translating into MAAMGRTAGKKTRVQRSEEVRDALFQAAAEVVGEYGYIDASITRITQRANLAQGTFYNYFSSRQEIFDELLPVLGAKMLAHIRQQASGARTFLEKEEQSFRAFFSFLKRMPYFLRILNEAEIFAPKAHRQHFHNITGGYMRFLRNARKNGEIANLSDEALEPLVYMLIATRGYLALRYTDENGVVNLPEEAVRMYLQLLAKGLLSGEPPVSANSGPAG; encoded by the coding sequence ATGGCGGCGATGGGTCGGACGGCGGGAAAGAAGACGCGGGTGCAGCGGTCGGAAGAGGTCCGCGACGCCCTGTTCCAGGCCGCCGCCGAGGTGGTGGGGGAATACGGCTACATCGACGCCTCGATCACCCGGATCACCCAGCGGGCGAACCTGGCGCAGGGCACCTTCTACAACTACTTCTCCTCACGGCAGGAAATCTTCGACGAGTTGCTTCCGGTGCTGGGCGCCAAGATGCTGGCCCACATCCGCCAGCAGGCCAGCGGCGCCAGGACCTTTCTGGAGAAGGAAGAACAGTCGTTCCGCGCCTTCTTCTCCTTCCTCAAGCGCATGCCCTATTTCCTGCGCATCCTGAACGAGGCGGAAATCTTCGCGCCGAAGGCTCACCGCCAGCATTTCCACAACATCACCGGCGGCTACATGCGTTTTCTGCGCAACGCCCGCAAGAACGGCGAGATCGCCAACCTCAGCGACGAGGCGCTGGAGCCGCTGGTCTACATGCTGATCGCCACGCGGGGCTATCTCGCCCTGCGCTACACCGATGAGAACGGTGTCGTCAATCTGCCGGAAGAGGCCGTCCGGATGTATCTTCAGCTCCTGGCCAAGGGCCTTCTGTCCGGGGAGCCGCCGGTGTCCGCCAATTCCGGCCCGGCTGGCTGA
- the mepA gene encoding penicillin-insensitive murein endopeptidase yields MDPSTVAFQPSIPLPSAQPIGSYANGCIRGAQTLPPEGLGYQAVNLSRNRNHGHPDTIAFVENLARRAQAERLGRLAVGDISKVYGGRMESGHASHQIGLDVDVWFDLDQPLLPREARERTDFPTMVNRQAQRVFPERFGPRQARLLQLAATSPKVARVFVNPAIKLALCQSEHGDRSWLNAVRPWAGHDSHFHVRMNCPAGSTACVPQAPIPPGDGCGQELLSWFEPPKEAPAPRQPKAIPEPPAACLEVLAGN; encoded by the coding sequence ATGGATCCCAGCACGGTGGCCTTTCAGCCGTCGATCCCGTTACCCTCGGCGCAGCCGATCGGCAGCTACGCAAACGGCTGCATCCGCGGCGCGCAGACGCTGCCCCCCGAAGGCCTCGGCTATCAGGCGGTCAACCTGTCGCGGAACCGGAACCACGGCCACCCCGACACCATCGCCTTCGTCGAGAACCTCGCCCGCCGGGCGCAGGCCGAGCGGCTCGGGCGGCTGGCCGTCGGCGACATCTCCAAGGTCTATGGCGGCCGCATGGAAAGCGGGCACGCCAGCCACCAGATCGGCCTCGACGTGGACGTGTGGTTCGATCTCGACCAGCCGCTCCTCCCGCGGGAGGCGCGGGAGCGGACGGATTTCCCGACCATGGTGAACCGGCAGGCGCAGCGCGTCTTCCCGGAGCGGTTCGGCCCCCGGCAGGCGCGCCTGCTGCAACTGGCGGCGACGAGCCCGAAGGTCGCGCGGGTGTTCGTGAACCCGGCGATCAAGCTGGCGCTGTGCCAGAGCGAGCACGGCGACCGCTCCTGGCTGAACGCGGTTCGTCCCTGGGCCGGCCACGACTCCCACTTCCATGTGCGGATGAACTGCCCGGCCGGATCGACGGCCTGCGTCCCGCAAGCCCCCATTCCGCCGGGCGACGGCTGCGGCCAGGAGCTTCTGAGCTGGTTCGAGCCCCCGAAGGAGGCGCCGGCGCCCCGCCAACCCAAGGCCATTCCAGAGCCCCCGGCCGCCTGTCTGGAGGTTCTCGCGGGGAATTGA
- a CDS encoding sigma-70 family RNA polymerase sigma factor encodes MAERDRTSLLGLLLDHYEEMTGHLARRLGSLCLAEDVVQDTYLRLRSLTALPEIENPRSYLYRMADNIALDRMRAETRWGRRFAPAELGLDRPLDEPDAETALEHKQRLERLSHALAELPPRCREVFLLHKFDGLSHSDIAARLGISRSMVEKHVMKALAHCRDRLAL; translated from the coding sequence ATGGCTGAAAGAGACCGGACTTCCCTGCTGGGTCTGCTGCTCGACCACTACGAAGAGATGACCGGCCATCTGGCCCGGCGTCTGGGGTCGCTCTGTCTGGCCGAGGATGTCGTGCAGGACACCTATCTGCGGCTGCGCAGCCTGACCGCCCTGCCGGAGATCGAAAACCCGCGCTCCTACCTGTACCGCATGGCCGACAACATCGCGCTCGACCGGATGCGCGCGGAAACCCGCTGGGGGCGGCGCTTCGCCCCGGCGGAACTGGGGCTCGACCGTCCGCTGGACGAACCGGACGCCGAAACCGCCTTGGAACACAAGCAGCGGCTGGAGCGGCTGAGTCACGCGCTGGCTGAACTGCCGCCGCGCTGCCGCGAGGTGTTTCTGCTTCACAAATTCGACGGGCTGAGCCATTCCGACATCGCCGCGCGCCTCGGCATCTCGCGCAGCATGGTGGAGAAGCATGTCATGAAGGCCCTGGCCCATTGCCGCGACCGGCTCGCGCTATGA
- a CDS encoding FecR domain-containing protein — MESGNADAADHRAFSAWLAQDPVHRREYDRLAGLWGDLDRVPDPRKARRAAPTRRRFLAFGAAGGAAACAAALGGVVVLTGWPGDLRTGIGERRTVALDDGSVLTLDADSAVAVAFTAGERRVRLTEGRAHFVTAPDPGRPFVVTCADGRITTADASFVVHRCLDSVVVAVESGTASLTTGKEPPLPIAAGQSRSYGPDGPGPLLSQGVAVENAWRHGRLVFQGQPLDAVIADLNRYHPARIVLWDRPLAGLRFDGSVDIGRPDAALNAILRTLPLRTLRPVPGLVIIRSI, encoded by the coding sequence ATGGAATCGGGCAACGCCGACGCGGCGGACCACCGGGCCTTTTCGGCGTGGCTGGCGCAGGACCCGGTTCATCGGCGCGAGTACGACCGCCTCGCAGGACTGTGGGGCGACCTGGACCGCGTGCCCGATCCGCGCAAGGCCCGCCGCGCCGCGCCGACCCGGCGCCGGTTCCTGGCGTTCGGCGCCGCGGGCGGGGCGGCGGCCTGCGCCGCGGCGTTGGGCGGGGTGGTCGTCCTGACCGGCTGGCCGGGCGACCTGAGGACCGGAATCGGAGAACGGCGGACGGTGGCGCTGGACGATGGCTCGGTCCTCACCTTGGACGCCGACAGCGCGGTGGCCGTCGCGTTCACCGCCGGAGAACGGCGCGTGCGTTTGACCGAGGGGCGGGCGCATTTCGTCACCGCCCCCGACCCGGGGCGTCCCTTCGTCGTCACCTGCGCCGACGGGCGGATCACCACCGCCGACGCCAGCTTCGTGGTGCACCGCTGCCTGGACTCCGTGGTCGTGGCGGTGGAATCCGGAACGGCCAGCCTGACCACCGGGAAGGAGCCTCCCCTTCCCATCGCCGCCGGACAGAGCCGATCCTATGGCCCCGACGGTCCCGGTCCGCTGCTGAGCCAGGGCGTGGCGGTGGAGAACGCATGGCGGCACGGCCGGCTGGTCTTCCAGGGACAGCCGCTCGACGCCGTGATCGCCGATCTCAACCGCTACCACCCCGCCCGCATCGTGCTGTGGGACCGCCCGCTCGCCGGCCTGCGCTTCGACGGCAGCGTGGACATCGGCCGGCCGGACGCCGCCCTGAACGCCATCCTCCGCACGCTTCCCTTGCGCACGCTGCGTCCCGTTCCCGGTCTGGTCATCATCCGTTCCATCTAG
- a CDS encoding TonB-dependent siderophore receptor: MIDVGGRLLRGQTARGNKVWGNKVRAGWAPALLGMLLASTALHGAMAAPMTTGEAPVQVAQQGRTVSFAIAAGPLPGVLAAYGQATGFQVLYPSDIAQGVSSPGVTGTLAPQDALIRLLAGTGLIARFVDPDTVTLEKLPTQAGGAAVLDPVTVQGGLSRDPGRSEGTGSYTTGSTDSATKLNLTPRETPQSVSVMTRQRMDDQGLNEIRDVLDQTVGVARLHTGALGSDGDEVFARGFPVTNYQVNGIPRSTVYGFDDSISDTAVFDRIEVVRGATGLLNGVGEPSASVNLVRKRPTPILQGYAEGQIGSWNRYRGEADLSGPLTENGRLRGRVVGAYQDNDSFIDRLHERKKVLYGVLEADITEDTTWTVGVEYQKHRSDDASRAGFPLFYADGTKTDFSRSHNSGARWAYFMHDNLTVFSELKHRFGDGWTATLNVERNNREYDGLLGYGARGSLNRDGTGMGIWPGRWNSDLEQTSVSADLNGGFDLFGRRHDLMAGISGYYAKREGLDHPLWTIPGYDPSIPNYFTWNGSIAQPTLNPTGRSQTDERQMAAYAATRLRPTDALSVILGSRISRWQQIEKSSPNAGAGSYSKRSENGVLTPYAGVVLDLTDIWSVYASYTSIFKPQDYKDASGRTLDPLDGDAYEAGVKAEFFGGALNASAAVFLIKQDNLGEVDAGRFTPDGGQAYRAVKGAESKGFEMEVAGEVMAGWQIGGGYSHTSIKNADGQRMMTYVPRDTFKLFTTYRLPGAWDRVTVGGNVKWEGDVYTGTGARRYDRDGYAVVDLMTRYQITDKVSATMNLNNLFDKKYLSSVQNYGYYGEPRNVLLSLRATW, from the coding sequence ATGATCGATGTTGGGGGGCGCCTGCTGCGGGGGCAGACGGCGCGTGGGAACAAGGTGTGGGGGAACAAGGTGCGGGCCGGTTGGGCTCCGGCTTTGTTGGGCATGCTGCTGGCATCGACCGCGCTGCACGGCGCCATGGCGGCGCCGATGACGACCGGGGAAGCGCCCGTGCAAGTGGCCCAGCAGGGCCGGACCGTCAGCTTCGCCATCGCCGCCGGCCCGCTGCCAGGGGTGCTCGCCGCCTACGGGCAGGCCACCGGCTTCCAGGTGCTCTATCCCTCCGACATCGCGCAGGGCGTTTCCTCGCCCGGTGTGACGGGCACGCTGGCGCCGCAGGACGCGCTGATCCGTCTGCTGGCCGGCACCGGCCTGATCGCGCGCTTCGTCGATCCCGACACGGTGACGCTGGAGAAGCTGCCGACCCAGGCCGGGGGGGCGGCGGTGCTCGACCCGGTGACGGTCCAGGGCGGGCTGTCCCGCGATCCGGGCCGCAGCGAGGGCACCGGCTCCTACACCACCGGCTCGACCGACAGCGCCACCAAGCTGAACCTGACGCCGCGCGAGACGCCGCAGTCGGTCAGCGTGATGACCCGCCAGCGCATGGACGACCAGGGGCTGAACGAGATCCGCGACGTCCTTGATCAGACGGTCGGCGTGGCGCGGTTGCACACCGGCGCGCTGGGCAGCGACGGCGACGAAGTCTTCGCCCGCGGCTTCCCGGTGACGAATTATCAGGTGAACGGGATCCCGCGCTCCACCGTGTATGGGTTCGACGATTCCATCTCCGACACGGCGGTGTTCGACCGGATCGAGGTGGTGCGCGGCGCGACCGGCCTTCTGAACGGTGTCGGCGAGCCGTCGGCCTCGGTCAATCTGGTCCGCAAGCGCCCGACCCCGATCCTCCAGGGCTACGCCGAGGGGCAGATCGGGTCCTGGAACCGCTACCGCGGCGAGGCCGACCTGTCGGGTCCGCTGACCGAGAACGGCCGCCTGCGTGGGCGCGTCGTCGGCGCCTACCAGGACAACGACAGCTTCATCGACCGCCTGCACGAGCGCAAGAAGGTGCTCTACGGCGTCCTGGAGGCCGACATCACCGAGGATACGACCTGGACGGTCGGCGTCGAGTACCAGAAGCACCGCTCCGACGACGCCTCCCGCGCCGGTTTTCCGCTGTTCTACGCCGACGGGACGAAGACCGACTTCTCCCGCTCTCACAACAGCGGCGCCCGGTGGGCGTATTTCATGCACGACAACCTGACCGTCTTCAGCGAACTGAAGCACCGCTTCGGGGACGGCTGGACGGCGACGCTGAACGTGGAGCGCAACAACCGCGAATATGATGGCCTGCTCGGCTATGGCGCGCGCGGCAGCCTGAACCGGGACGGCACCGGCATGGGCATTTGGCCGGGCCGCTGGAACTCCGACCTGGAGCAGACCTCGGTCAGCGCCGACCTGAACGGCGGCTTCGACCTGTTCGGGCGGCGGCACGACCTGATGGCCGGCATCAGCGGCTACTACGCCAAGCGCGAGGGGCTCGACCACCCGCTCTGGACCATCCCCGGCTACGATCCCTCGATCCCCAACTACTTCACCTGGAACGGCAGCATCGCCCAGCCGACGCTCAACCCGACCGGCCGGTCGCAGACCGACGAGCGGCAGATGGCCGCCTACGCCGCCACCCGCCTGCGCCCGACCGACGCGCTGTCGGTCATCCTCGGCAGCCGCATCAGCCGGTGGCAGCAGATCGAAAAGAGCAGCCCGAACGCGGGGGCGGGAAGCTACAGCAAGCGGTCGGAGAACGGGGTGCTCACGCCCTACGCCGGCGTCGTGCTCGACCTGACCGACATCTGGTCGGTCTACGCCAGCTACACCAGCATCTTCAAGCCGCAGGACTACAAGGACGCCAGCGGCCGGACGCTCGACCCGCTGGACGGTGACGCCTACGAGGCCGGCGTGAAGGCGGAGTTCTTCGGCGGCGCCCTGAACGCCAGCGCCGCGGTGTTCCTGATCAAGCAGGACAATCTGGGCGAAGTCGACGCCGGCCGCTTCACCCCGGACGGCGGGCAGGCCTACCGCGCGGTCAAGGGCGCGGAAAGCAAGGGCTTCGAGATGGAGGTCGCCGGCGAGGTGATGGCCGGATGGCAGATCGGCGGCGGCTACAGCCACACCTCGATCAAGAACGCCGACGGCCAGCGGATGATGACCTATGTGCCGCGCGACACCTTCAAGCTGTTCACCACCTACCGCCTGCCGGGCGCCTGGGACCGCGTGACGGTGGGCGGCAACGTCAAGTGGGAAGGCGACGTCTACACCGGCACCGGCGCCCGGCGCTATGACCGCGACGGCTACGCGGTGGTCGATCTGATGACGCGCTATCAGATCACCGACAAGGTCTCGGCGACGATGAACCTCAACAACCTGTTCGACAAGAAGTACCTGAGCAGCGTCCAGAACTACGGCTACTATGGCGAGCCGCGCAACGTCCTGCTGTCCCTGCGGGCGACGTGGTGA
- a CDS encoding efflux RND transporter periplasmic adaptor subunit: MTARRAAASGSRRGIRRGLAAAALVLGGLASAALLRPADPAASAEVAVVGRGTVEDTVTALGKIQPRAYVDVGAQVSGQLTRLHVAVGQMVREGDLLAEIDPALQQAKVEAGRAERARLTALLAEQRARADFAEAQLSRQAALRRSGSGRGEAYDQARMEARIAAAQVEATQAQIRQTDSTLQADEAQLGYTRIYAPMSGTLIAVDARQGQTINSAYEAPVLMRIADLSAMTVWTQVSEADVTRLTDGMPLYFTTLGHPGRRWTARLQEILPAPPKPPASGNGGSSATGGGGAANSVVLYTALFEIANDRGELRPDMTAQVFFVAAAAKDAITVPVAALSLADGAAERHRVTLIGSGGAIETREVRVGVRDRFNAQILEGLAEGERIVVGWKTDDGRPPKIGFRL, translated from the coding sequence ATGACGGCGCGGCGGGCGGCGGCTTCCGGTTCCCGGCGCGGTATCCGCCGCGGCCTCGCCGCCGCCGCGCTGGTGCTCGGCGGGCTGGCCTCCGCCGCCCTGCTGCGCCCGGCCGATCCCGCCGCCTCGGCAGAGGTGGCGGTGGTCGGGCGCGGCACGGTCGAGGACACGGTGACGGCGCTCGGCAAGATCCAGCCGCGCGCCTACGTCGACGTCGGCGCGCAGGTGTCCGGCCAGTTGACCCGGCTGCATGTGGCGGTCGGGCAGATGGTCCGCGAGGGCGATCTGCTGGCTGAGATCGACCCCGCCCTGCAACAGGCCAAGGTCGAGGCCGGGCGCGCCGAGCGTGCCCGCCTGACCGCACTGCTGGCCGAGCAGCGGGCGCGCGCCGACTTCGCCGAAGCCCAGCTTTCCCGTCAGGCGGCGCTGCGGCGCAGCGGGTCGGGGCGCGGCGAGGCCTATGACCAGGCCCGGATGGAGGCGCGCATCGCCGCCGCCCAGGTCGAGGCCACCCAGGCGCAGATCCGCCAGACGGACTCGACCCTCCAGGCCGACGAGGCACAGCTCGGCTACACCCGCATCTACGCGCCGATGAGCGGCACGCTGATCGCGGTGGACGCCCGCCAGGGCCAGACCATCAATTCCGCCTACGAGGCGCCGGTCCTGATGCGGATCGCCGACCTGTCGGCCATGACCGTGTGGACCCAGGTGTCGGAAGCCGACGTGACGCGGCTGACGGACGGCATGCCGCTCTACTTCACCACGCTCGGCCATCCCGGACGGCGCTGGACCGCGCGCCTGCAGGAGATCCTGCCCGCCCCGCCCAAGCCGCCCGCCTCGGGGAACGGCGGCTCGTCCGCCACCGGCGGCGGCGGGGCGGCCAACAGCGTCGTGCTCTACACCGCGCTGTTCGAAATCGCCAACGACCGGGGGGAGCTGCGCCCGGACATGACCGCCCAGGTCTTCTTCGTGGCCGCCGCGGCCAAGGACGCCATCACCGTGCCGGTCGCCGCCCTGAGCCTGGCTGACGGGGCGGCGGAGCGGCACCGCGTGACGCTGATCGGCAGCGGCGGCGCCATCGAGACGCGCGAGGTCCGCGTCGGGGTGCGCGACCGCTTCAACGCCCAGATCCTGGAGGGTCTGGCCGAAGGCGAGCGGATCGTGGTCGGCTGGAAAACCGACGACGGCCGCCCGCCCAAGATCGGGTTCCGGCTGTGA